TCTACGGGGTGCTGCACATCATCAACTTCGCGCATGGCGCGCTCCTCACGGTCGCGATGTTCGCGGTGTGGGGCGCCTTCGCGCTGTTCCACCTCGATCCGTATCTCGCGATGATCGGGATCGTGCCGCTGATGTTCGGGCTCGGCTATGGCTTGCAGCGCTTCGTCATCGGCCCGGCAAGCCACGGCAGCGACAACAACGTGCTGCTCGTCACCCTCGGGCTGTCGATCGTGCTGGAGAACGCGCTGCTCGCGCTCTTCCGCTCGGACACCCGGGCACTCGATTCCGACGCCGCGCTCCAGGTGATCGAGCTCGGGCCCCTCCTCCTCTCGACGCCGCGACTGATCGGCTTCGCCGCCTCGCTCGCCGTCACCGGCCTGCTCTGGCTCGTCCTCAACCGCACCGACACCGGCCGGGCCATTCGGGCGGTGGCGCGGGAGAAGCTGGGGGCCCGCCTCGTCGGCATCGAGGTCGACCATGTCTACGCCGTCACCTTCGGGATCGGCTGCGCCTGCCTCGCCGTCGCCGCCTGCCTCCTGATGCCGACCTACTACGTCAACCCGCGCTCGGGCGCCGCCTTCGTGCTCGTCGCCTTCACCATCGTGGTGCTCGGCGGCATGGGGTCGATCGCCGGGGCCCTCGTCGGCGGCCTGATCATCGGCGTGGTCGAGAGCTTTTCCGGTCTGCTGCTCGGCGACAGCCTCGGGCAGATCGGCATCTTCCTGATCTTCATCCTGGTGCTGCTGGTGCGCCCGACCGGCCTGTTCGGAGCCCGCGCATGAGCGCCCGCGACCTCCTGCCCGTGATCCTCGCCCTCGCGGTCCTGGCCGCCCTGCCCTTCCTCGGCCTGTCGGGCAGCGTGCTCAACTTCCTGGTCACCACGCTCATCATCGCGCTCGCGGGCCTCGGCTGGAACGTGCTCGGCGGCTTCGGCGGCCAGTACTCCTTCGGCCACGCCGCCTTCTTCGGCACCGGCGCCTACGCCACCGCGATCCTCCAGATGAAGCTCGGCTTCAACGCCTGGGCCGCGCTCGGCGCCGGGATCGGGCTTGGGGCGCTGACCGGCCTCGCCATCGGCTACCTGAGCTTCCGGGCGGGCCTGCGCGGCTCCTACTTCGCCCTGGTGACGCTCGCCTTCGCCGAGGTCTTCCGCATCCTGGCGAATTCCGCCGACTTCACCGGCGGCGCCGCCGGCCTGCTGCTGCCGCTGCGGCCGGGCCTCGCGACCCTGCAATTCGCCGATCGCCGCTTCTTCTATCTCCTCGTCCTCGCCTTCGTCGGCCTGGCGCTGCTGGCGTCGCGCTGGCTCGAGCGCTCGCGCTTCGGTGCCCACCTGATCGCCGTGCGCGAGAACGAGGAGGCGGCCCGCGCGCTCGGGGTCGACGCCCTCGCGGTGAAGCTGCGCGCCATCGCCCTCTCGGCGGCGATCACCGCGGCGGCCGGCGGGCTCTACGTGCAGTCCTTCCTCTATCTCGATGCCGGCGTCGCCTACGGCACCTGGATCTCGGTCGAAGCGCTGCTCGCGCCGATCGTCGGCGGCATCGGCACCGCCTTCGGGCCGCTCGTCGGAGCGCTCGCGCTCCAGGGCCTCGGCGAGGTCACCAAGCACCTCGCCGGCGGCATCCCGGGGGTCGACCTCGTGGTGTTCGGCGCCTGCCTGATCGCCGTCATCGCCTTCGCGCCGCAAGGGCTGCTCGGCCTGCGCCGCCGCCGGGCTCGTGCCGAGCGCGCGGTCACGGTGGGGGCCTGATCCGATGCTCGCCGTCGCTTCCCTCACCAAGCGCTTCCAGGGCCTCGTCGCGGTCGACCACGCATCGCTCAGCGTGCCGGCGGGCTCGATCACCGGGCTCATCGGCCCGAACGGCGCCGGCAAGACCACGCTGTTCGGGATGATCTCGGGCTTCCTTCCCCCCAGCGAGGGGAAGGTGCTTTTCGACGGCACGGACGTGACCGCCGAGGCGCCGCACCTGCGGGCGCGCCGCGGCATCGCCCGCACCTTCCAGATCGTCCAGCCCTTCGCCGGGCTCACCGTCGCCGAGAACATCGCGGTCGGCGCCTACCTGCGCCATCCGCGCCGGGCTGATGCGGTGGCGAAGGCCCGCGAGGTCGGGACCCGGGTCGGTCTCGGCGACCAGCTCGACAAGCCGGCCGCCGACCTCACCGTGGCCGGGCGCAAGCGCCTGGAGGTGGCCCGCGCGCTCGCCACCGAGCCGCGGCTCCTCCTCCTCGACGAGGTGCTGGCGGGCCTCAACCCCTCCGAGATCCGCGACATCCTGCCGGTGGTACGGTCGATCCGCGACGGCGGCGTCACCATCCTGATGATCGAGCACATCATGCAGGCGGTGATGACGCTGTGCGAGGAGGTGTTCGTCCTGGCGCAGGGGAAGATGATCGCGTCCGGTCCGCCCCGCCAGGTCTGCGCCGATCCGGGGGTGATCGAGGCCTATCTCGGCAAGGGCGCGGCCGCCCGCATGAAGGCCCAGGAATCCCTCAACGGTGAGGCGGTCGATGCTTGAGGTCGAAAGCCTTCGCGCCGGCTACGGCGCCACCGAGGTCCTGCGCGGCCTCGATCTCTCGGTGCAACCGGGCGAGATCGTCGCGGTGCTCGGCGCCAACGGCGTCGGCAAGACGACGCTGAACAAGGTCCTGTCCGGCGTCGTCTCGGCGCGCGCCGGCACGATCCGCTTCGACGGGAAGTCCATCACCGCGGCCTCGGCCTCCGCAATCGTCGAGGCCGGGCTGATCCACGTGCCGGAAGGCCGCAAGATCTTCCCGAACCTGAGCGTGCGCGAGAACCTGGTGCTCGGCAGCTACCGCCGCGGCCGGGCGCGGCGATCCGACAACATCGAGCGGGTCTTCTCGACCTTCCCGCGCCTGCGCGAGCGGGCGGGGCAGGCCGCCGGCACCTTGTCCGGCGGCGAGCAGCAGATGCTCGCCATCGGCCGCGGCCTGATGGCCGAGCCGCGCCTGCTGATCCTCGACGAACCCTCGCTCGGGCTCTCGCCGCTCCTCGTCGAGGAGATGTTCGCCCTCGTGCGCAACCTCAATAGCGAAGGACTGCCGATCATGCTGGTGGAGCAGAACGTGGTGCAGTCGCTGGATCTCGCGACCCGCGCCTACATCCTGGAGAACGGCACCGTCGCGCTGTCGGGCGACGCCGCGACCCTCGCCGCCGACCCGGCCCTGCGCCGGGCCTATCTGGGGCTGTAGGGCGATGGGCATCGTCACCCCCGGCATCGTCCCGGCGACCACGCTCCTCGCCGAGCCCGTTCCCGCCTGGCTCGACCGCTGGACCGCCTTCGCGGCGGAGCTGTCGTTCTCCGACCTGCCCGAGGCGGCGATCGACCGCGCCCGCCTCGTCCTGCTCGATTCCCTCGGGGTCATCGCCGCCGGGATGCGCGAGCCGGAATGCCGGGCGCTGGCGGAACGCCTCGCCGCCCGCCGCCGGGGCGAGGCGCCGGCGATCGGCAGCGGCCTGTCGCTCGATCCCCGCGACGCCGCCCTCGTCAACGGCGCGGCCGGCACGACGCTGGAGCTCGACGAGGGCAACCAATACGCCCGCGGCCATCCGGCGATCCACGTCGTCCCCGCGATCCTGGCCGTCGCGCAGGAGACGGGCGCCTCCGGCGCCGACCTGATCGCGGCGCTGGTCCTCGGCTACGAGATCGGCGCGCGCATCGGCATCGCCTCGAAACTGCGGGTGACGATGCACCCGCACGGCACCTGGGGCACGGTCGGGGCGGCGCTCGCCGTCGCCAGGCTCCACGGCGCCGACGCCGGGATGATCGGCCGGGCGATCGGTCTCGCCTCGTCCTTCGGCCTGAGCACCAGCCGGCGCACGATGCTGGAGGGGGCGACGGTCCGCAACACCTATGCGGGCCTCTCCAACCAGCTCGGGCTGACCGCCTGGGACCTCGCTGCGAGCGGCTTCCTGCCGGAGCGCGACGGGATCGGCGTGGTCTATGGCGGCATCCTGGCCGACGATTTTTCAGCCGAAGCGATGGTCGAGGACTTAGGCACCCGCTGGGAGATCGCCCGCAACTACTTCAAGCGCCACGCCGCCTGCCGCTACACCCACGGCGCCCTCGACGCCCTGGCGCAGATCCGCCGTGAGGCCGGCCCGCTCGACCCCGATTCGGTGCGCTCGGTCGAGGTCGCGACCTATGTCTGGGCGGCGCAGCTCGACCATCCGGCGCCCGAGACGATGCTGGCGGCGAAGTTCTCCCTGCCCTTCGCCCTCGCGGCGGCGCTCGTACGGGGCGAGGCGAACACCGACGCGTTCCGCGACGAGGCGCGGGCCGACCGCCGCATCCTGTCCCTCGCCCGCCGGGTGATGGTGCAGGAGGATCCCGCCATGACCGCGCAGCTGCCGGGTCTGCGGCCCGCGAAGGTCACGCTGACGCTGGCCGACGGCCGCAAGCTCTCCGCCCAGGCGCTCACCAACCGCGGCGACACCGAGGACCCGTACTCGGCCGACGACGTACGGGAGAAGTTCCGGGCGCTCGCCGGGCCGGTCTGGGGGGCGGAGCGGAGCGAGGCGATCGTCGCGGCGGTGGCGGGGATCGATCAGGCGGAGGGGGTTGGGGCGTTACTGGCTCTCGTATCGTGAGATCTGCCCCGACGACATCTTCCGATGAACGCTGATGATGCAAGATCGGACGCTTAGAGCAGAGTCCGTCAACACGAAGATCGAGCTCAGGCATTCAATAAAAAGGCACAGGATTCCTCCTCTCCCCCGTGGGCGGGGAGAGGGTCACGATCCCCTTGTCGGGGTCGTGACAAGCGCAGGCGCAGCCGGAGCGAGGGTGAGGGGGTCTCGACGAGTGAGACTCTTCCGGCACCACCCCTCACCCTCGGCTGCCGCCTCGCTGCGTCCCCTGAACGGGGACACAGCCCTCTCCCCGCCCGCGAGGAGAGGAGAGATGCGCACCAAAGCCAATGCGATGAAACCGAACGAGGAACACCCCGCGTCATGTCCCTGAAGTCCCGTCTCGCCGAGGACCGCGTCCTCGTCGCTCCGGGCGTCTACGACGCCCTCACGGCCTCGATCGCCACGGATGCGGGCTTCGAGGCCCTGTACCTCTCCGGCGCGGCGATCGCCTATACGCGCCTGGGCCGGCCGGATATCGGCCTCGTCTCGATGAGCGAGGTCGCCGAGACCGTGGCGCTGGTGCGCGACCGGGTGGCGACGCCCCTCGTGGTCGATGCCGATAACGGCTACGGCAACGCGCTGAACGTCGAGCGCACCGTGCGGCTGTTCGAGCGCGCCGGCGCCAGCGCGATCCAGCTCGAGGACCAGAGCTACCCGAAGCGCTGCGGCCACCTCCAGGACAAGACGCTGATCGGCCAGACCGACATGGTCGGCAAGATCCGCGCCGCGCTCGATGCACGGGCGAACGCCGAGACCCTGATCGTCGCCCGCACCGACGCGGTGGCGGTCGAGGGCTTCGAGCGGGCGATCGAGCGGGCCCAGGCCTATGCGGAGGCCGGCGCCGACGTGCTGTTCGTCGAGGCGCCGCGCTCGGCCAACCAGCTCGCCGCGGTGACGAAGGCGCTCGGCACGCAGCGCCCGCTCGTCGCCAACATGGTCGAGGGCGGCGACACCCCGCTCGCCTCGGCGGCCGATCTCGGCGCTCTGGGCTTTCGCCTGGTGATCTTCCCCGGCGGCATCGTGCGGGCGCTCGCCCGCACCGCGAAGGAGTATTACGGCTCGCTCGCCAAGGCCGGCACCAACGCCCCCTTCTCCGAGCGGATGTTCGATTTCGGCGAGCTGAACGCCCTGATCGGCACCCCCGAGATGCTGGCCCGCGGCCGGGCCTACGAGGGGAGCGCCCGATGACCGCGATCGATCCCGTCACCCTGGCGGTGCTGAAGGGCCGCCTGGAGCAGATCGCCGACGAGATGGACGCGACGCTCTACCGCTCGGCCTTCAACCCGATCATCGCCGAGGCCCGCGACGCCTGCCACGGCCTCTACCACGCCACCACCGGCGACACCCTGGTCCAGGGCACCAAGGGCCTGCCGATCTTCGTCGGCGCCATGGCCTTCGCGGTGAAGGCGGTGATCGCCAAGGTCGAGCGCGAGGGGAGCCTGGAGCCCGGCGACACGTTCCTGTTCAACGATCCCTATAGCGGCGGCACCCACCTCAACGATTTCCGGCTGGTCCGCCCGGTCTTTCGCGACGGAAGGCTGTTCTGCTGGCTCGCCTCGGTCGGCCACTGGCTCGACATCGGCGGCAATGTGCCGGGCGGCTACAACCCGAAGGCGACCGAGAGCTTCCAGGAGGGCGTGCGCTTCCCGCCGGTGAAGCTCTTCTCCGCCGGGCGCCTGAACCAGGACATCGTCGACATCCTGGCTGCCAACACCCGCGTGCCGACCTCGAACTGGGGCGACCTCAACGGCCAGCTCAACGCCCTCGACCTCGGCGAGCGCCGCTTCACCGCGCTCCTCGACGAGTACGGCGACCGCACCGTGGATGCCGCCTTCGCGGCCTTCTCCGACCGGGCCGAGGCGCTGATGCGCGCCGCGATCCGCGCCCTGCCGGACGGCCGCTACAGCTTCTCGGACGTGCTCGACAATGACGGCATCACCGACGAGCCGCTGACCATCGCCCTCGACCTGACGATCGACGGCGATCGGATGGTCCTCGACTTCTCGCGCTCCTCGGCGCCGGCACAGGGGCCGATCAACATCTCGCACGCCACCACCGTGGCCGCCTGCTACGTCGCCCTGAAGCACGTCTTCACCGAGGTCCCGGCCAATGCCGGCTGCCTGCGGCCGATCACCTTCACGGTGCCGGAGACGACGTTGCTCGGCGCCGGCGCACCCAAACCCATGGCGGGCTACACCGAGACGATCCTGCGGCTGATCGGCGTGGTGCTGGGCGCCCTGGCCGAGGCCGACCCGGAGCGGGCGACCGCCGCGCCCTTCGGCACCATCAACGCGCTCTCGCTCGCCGGCCACCGGCCGGACGGCTCGCGCTGGGTGATGTTCTCGTTCTTCGGCGGCGGCCTCGGCGGCAACCCCGAGACCGACGGCCTCAGCCACGCCAACAACCCGATCTCGACCGCGACGATCCCGCCGGTGGAGATTCTGGAGGCCGCCTACCCGGTCGTCTTCACCCAGTGGTCCCTGAGGCCCGACAGCGCCGGGGCCGGCGCGCATCGCGGCGGTTTGGGCGCCGTCTACGAGATCGAGACCCTGACCGACGCCGACGTGTTCCTCCTCGGCGAGCGCGGCAAGGTGGCGCCGTTCGGCGTCGAGGGCGGGCAGCCGGCGGCGCTCAACCGCTTCGCCTGGCAAACGCCGGAGGGCTGGGCGAGCCCGCCGATGGTGTCGAAGGTCACCGATGTGCGGATCAGGGCCGGCGAGCGGGTCCGGCTCGAGACCCCCGGCGGCGGCGGCTTCGGCCACCCGGCCGAGCGCAACCGCGACGCCCTCAACCGCGACCTGCGCCTCGGCTACGTGACGCCGGAGGCCGCCGCCCGCGACTACGATCTGCAAGAGACCGGTTTGGGAGAGACCCGATGACCCCCCGCGCCATCGTCGGCGTCGATGTCGGCGGCACCTTCACCGACCTCTTCTACTACGACGAGGCCGCCGGCCGCTTCCAGACCGGCAAGGTCCCGTCGAACCGCGGCGACGAGGCGGTGGGCTTCCTCGCCGGCCTCAAGGGGTTCGGCCCGGTCGCGACCCTCGCCTCGATCGTCCACGGCACGACCGTGGGCACCAACGCGCTGCTGGAGCGGAAAGGGGCCCGGATCGGCCTCATCACCACACGCGGATTCCGCGACGTGCTGGAGATGCGCCGGCGCGACCGGCGCCACACCTGGGGCCTGTGGGGCGACTTCGTCCCCGTCGTCGACCGCGACCTGAGACTGGAAGTGGACGAGCGGACGCTCGCCGACGGCACGATCCGGCAGAGCGTCGATCCGGAGCAGGTGGCCGAGGCCGCCCGCGCGCTGCTGGCGAACGGCGCCGAGGCCCTGGCGATCTGCTTCGTCAACGCCTACGCCAACCCGGAGAACGAGCGGGTGGCGCTGGACGCCGCGAGCGCCGTGTGGCCCAACGCCAATGTCGAGCGCTCGTCGGGCATCCTGCCGGAGATCCGCGAGTTCGAGCGCACCTCGACCACGGTGCTCAACGCCTACCTCCAGCCGGTCGTCGGCAGCTATCTCGGCAAGCTCGACCGGGCACTCGACTCGGAAGGGTTTTCGGGCCGCTTCCACATCGTGCAGTCGAATGGCGGCGTGATGTCCACCGCCACCGCCCGGCGGCTCCCCGTCCGCACCGCCCTGTCTGGGCCGGCGGCCGGTGTCATCGCGGCCGCCGCCATCGCCAAGGAGGCCGGCTTCCCGAACGTGATCACGGGCGATCTCGGCGGCACCTCCTTCGACGTCTCGCTGGTGGTCGAGGGCGAGACGGCGCTCGCGGCCCAGACGACGATCGATTTCGGTCTCGTGATCCGCACGCCGATGATCGAGATCAGCACGATCGGAGCCGGCGGCGGCTCGATCGCCCATGTCGATGCCGGCGGGCTGCTCCAGGTCGGGCCGGAGAGCGCCGGGTCGCGGCCGGGCCCGGTCTGCTACGGCCAGGGCAACACCCGCCCGACGCTCACCGACGCCAACGTCGTGCTCGGCCGCATCAACGCCGAGCGGCCGATCGGCGGGGCCTTGAAGCGCCTCGACGTCGAGGCGGCGAAGGCCGCCATCGCCGAGCACGTCGCCGCGCCGCTCGGCCTCGACGTGATGACGGCGGCGGAAGCGATCGTCCGCGTCGCCGACGGCAAGATGGCGGGCGCGATCCGCCTCGTCTCGATCGAGCGCGGCCACGACCCGCAAAAGTTCGCCGCGGTGCCGTTCGGCGGCGGCGGGGCGTTGCATGTCGGGGCGCTGATCAAGGATGTGGGCCTGCGCGGCGCCCTGGTGCCGCGCTATCCGGGCGTGACCTCGGCGCTCGGCTGCGTCATCGCCGACATCCGGCACGACCAGGTCCAGACCCTGAACCTGTCGCTCGCCGGCCTCGACGCCGCCGCCCTCGACCGGCGGATGGTGGCGGAAGCCGAGGCCGCCCGGCAGGTCGTCGAGGCCGCCGGCCTCACCGTCTCGCGCATCGACACGGTGTTCGAGCTCGACATGCACTATGTCGGGCAGACCCACACCGTCGCGGTGGCGCTCCCCGTGACGGTCCGGAACGGCACCACCGGCGTCACCATCGAGGTGATCCAGGCGGCGTTCGAGGCGGCCTACCGCACCTCGTTCAGCCGGCTGCTGCCGGGCCTCGGCACCCGGATCGTCAACCTGCGCACCGCCGCGATCGGACGACGGCCGCATTTCGACCTCGCCGCCCTGGCGCCGGGACCGGACACGTCGCTCGAGGCCGCCCGCCTCGGCAGCCGGTCGGTCTGGTTCGCCGGAGCCTGGCACGAGGCCACGGTCTATGCCCGGCTGGCGCTCCCGGTCGGGGCCGAGATCCCCGGACCGGCGATCCTGGAGCAGCCGGACGCCACGACCGTGGTCGATCCCGACCTGACGGCCCGGGTCGACCGGCTCGGCAACGTCGTGGTCACCCGCACGGGAGAGCCCGCATGAGCCATGCCCCGGTTCCGATGGAGCGCACCGCGCTCCTGATCTGCGA
This is a stretch of genomic DNA from Methylobacterium sp. 17Sr1-1. It encodes these proteins:
- a CDS encoding ABC transporter ATP-binding protein, yielding MLEVESLRAGYGATEVLRGLDLSVQPGEIVAVLGANGVGKTTLNKVLSGVVSARAGTIRFDGKSITAASASAIVEAGLIHVPEGRKIFPNLSVRENLVLGSYRRGRARRSDNIERVFSTFPRLRERAGQAAGTLSGGEQQMLAIGRGLMAEPRLLILDEPSLGLSPLLVEEMFALVRNLNSEGLPIMLVEQNVVQSLDLATRAYILENGTVALSGDAATLAADPALRRAYLGL
- a CDS encoding branched-chain amino acid ABC transporter permease, giving the protein MYAPQILIEAALNGLMTGAVYALIALGLTLVYGVLHIINFAHGALLTVAMFAVWGAFALFHLDPYLAMIGIVPLMFGLGYGLQRFVIGPASHGSDNNVLLVTLGLSIVLENALLALFRSDTRALDSDAALQVIELGPLLLSTPRLIGFAASLAVTGLLWLVLNRTDTGRAIRAVAREKLGARLVGIEVDHVYAVTFGIGCACLAVAACLLMPTYYVNPRSGAAFVLVAFTIVVLGGMGSIAGALVGGLIIGVVESFSGLLLGDSLGQIGIFLIFILVLLVRPTGLFGARA
- a CDS encoding isocitrate lyase/PEP mutase family protein, which translates into the protein MSLKSRLAEDRVLVAPGVYDALTASIATDAGFEALYLSGAAIAYTRLGRPDIGLVSMSEVAETVALVRDRVATPLVVDADNGYGNALNVERTVRLFERAGASAIQLEDQSYPKRCGHLQDKTLIGQTDMVGKIRAALDARANAETLIVARTDAVAVEGFERAIERAQAYAEAGADVLFVEAPRSANQLAAVTKALGTQRPLVANMVEGGDTPLASAADLGALGFRLVIFPGGIVRALARTAKEYYGSLAKAGTNAPFSERMFDFGELNALIGTPEMLARGRAYEGSAR
- a CDS encoding hydantoinase B/oxoprolinase family protein, coding for MTAIDPVTLAVLKGRLEQIADEMDATLYRSAFNPIIAEARDACHGLYHATTGDTLVQGTKGLPIFVGAMAFAVKAVIAKVEREGSLEPGDTFLFNDPYSGGTHLNDFRLVRPVFRDGRLFCWLASVGHWLDIGGNVPGGYNPKATESFQEGVRFPPVKLFSAGRLNQDIVDILAANTRVPTSNWGDLNGQLNALDLGERRFTALLDEYGDRTVDAAFAAFSDRAEALMRAAIRALPDGRYSFSDVLDNDGITDEPLTIALDLTIDGDRMVLDFSRSSAPAQGPINISHATTVAACYVALKHVFTEVPANAGCLRPITFTVPETTLLGAGAPKPMAGYTETILRLIGVVLGALAEADPERATAAPFGTINALSLAGHRPDGSRWVMFSFFGGGLGGNPETDGLSHANNPISTATIPPVEILEAAYPVVFTQWSLRPDSAGAGAHRGGLGAVYEIETLTDADVFLLGERGKVAPFGVEGGQPAALNRFAWQTPEGWASPPMVSKVTDVRIRAGERVRLETPGGGGFGHPAERNRDALNRDLRLGYVTPEAAARDYDLQETGLGETR
- a CDS encoding branched-chain amino acid ABC transporter permease, producing the protein MSARDLLPVILALAVLAALPFLGLSGSVLNFLVTTLIIALAGLGWNVLGGFGGQYSFGHAAFFGTGAYATAILQMKLGFNAWAALGAGIGLGALTGLAIGYLSFRAGLRGSYFALVTLAFAEVFRILANSADFTGGAAGLLLPLRPGLATLQFADRRFFYLLVLAFVGLALLASRWLERSRFGAHLIAVRENEEAARALGVDALAVKLRAIALSAAITAAAGGLYVQSFLYLDAGVAYGTWISVEALLAPIVGGIGTAFGPLVGALALQGLGEVTKHLAGGIPGVDLVVFGACLIAVIAFAPQGLLGLRRRRARAERAVTVGA
- a CDS encoding ABC transporter ATP-binding protein, which gives rise to MLAVASLTKRFQGLVAVDHASLSVPAGSITGLIGPNGAGKTTLFGMISGFLPPSEGKVLFDGTDVTAEAPHLRARRGIARTFQIVQPFAGLTVAENIAVGAYLRHPRRADAVAKAREVGTRVGLGDQLDKPAADLTVAGRKRLEVARALATEPRLLLLDEVLAGLNPSEIRDILPVVRSIRDGGVTILMIEHIMQAVMTLCEEVFVLAQGKMIASGPPRQVCADPGVIEAYLGKGAAARMKAQESLNGEAVDA
- a CDS encoding MmgE/PrpD family protein; this translates as MGIVTPGIVPATTLLAEPVPAWLDRWTAFAAELSFSDLPEAAIDRARLVLLDSLGVIAAGMREPECRALAERLAARRRGEAPAIGSGLSLDPRDAALVNGAAGTTLELDEGNQYARGHPAIHVVPAILAVAQETGASGADLIAALVLGYEIGARIGIASKLRVTMHPHGTWGTVGAALAVARLHGADAGMIGRAIGLASSFGLSTSRRTMLEGATVRNTYAGLSNQLGLTAWDLAASGFLPERDGIGVVYGGILADDFSAEAMVEDLGTRWEIARNYFKRHAACRYTHGALDALAQIRREAGPLDPDSVRSVEVATYVWAAQLDHPAPETMLAAKFSLPFALAAALVRGEANTDAFRDEARADRRILSLARRVMVQEDPAMTAQLPGLRPAKVTLTLADGRKLSAQALTNRGDTEDPYSADDVREKFRALAGPVWGAERSEAIVAAVAGIDQAEGVGALLALVS
- a CDS encoding hydantoinase/oxoprolinase family protein encodes the protein MTPRAIVGVDVGGTFTDLFYYDEAAGRFQTGKVPSNRGDEAVGFLAGLKGFGPVATLASIVHGTTVGTNALLERKGARIGLITTRGFRDVLEMRRRDRRHTWGLWGDFVPVVDRDLRLEVDERTLADGTIRQSVDPEQVAEAARALLANGAEALAICFVNAYANPENERVALDAASAVWPNANVERSSGILPEIREFERTSTTVLNAYLQPVVGSYLGKLDRALDSEGFSGRFHIVQSNGGVMSTATARRLPVRTALSGPAAGVIAAAAIAKEAGFPNVITGDLGGTSFDVSLVVEGETALAAQTTIDFGLVIRTPMIEISTIGAGGGSIAHVDAGGLLQVGPESAGSRPGPVCYGQGNTRPTLTDANVVLGRINAERPIGGALKRLDVEAAKAAIAEHVAAPLGLDVMTAAEAIVRVADGKMAGAIRLVSIERGHDPQKFAAVPFGGGGALHVGALIKDVGLRGALVPRYPGVTSALGCVIADIRHDQVQTLNLSLAGLDAAALDRRMVAEAEAARQVVEAAGLTVSRIDTVFELDMHYVGQTHTVAVALPVTVRNGTTGVTIEVIQAAFEAAYRTSFSRLLPGLGTRIVNLRTAAIGRRPHFDLAALAPGPDTSLEAARLGSRSVWFAGAWHEATVYARLALPVGAEIPGPAILEQPDATTVVDPDLTARVDRLGNVVVTRTGEPA